In Edaphobacter paludis, a single window of DNA contains:
- a CDS encoding pitrilysin family protein: MKGLSTMRFAGIALTVLLTTMTPMSGTAQTAAKPATSTRPAAQPWKQIPIPPLHAFKPKQPKRIELANGLVIFLQEDHELPFINGTILIRGGSRDEPADKIGLVSLYGQTWRTSGTTTVDGDKLDDELENKAASLETNGSTATTSVNWSSLKGDFDTVFAATMDLLQHPNFKADKLLLAKRQLETGISRRNDDASSIANREAIKQVYGPTNPYARQEEYATVEAVKLADLKAWHDKTVVPNGMIVAVSGDFDSTVMEAKLRKAFESMPRGTLISTPPIHFTDPHRAIYFAEKGDVDQSNVLIVGLGTERRNPDYYALSVMNEVFSGGFGSRVVQDVRTKLGLAYDVGGSFGASYDHPGIFYVIAGTKSTSTVAATKALLAEIEKLKTEPPTPAELNKAKDQVLNSFIFHYDSPEKTLNEQVILAFYGYPPDFLDKYKTGIEKVTSADVARVANKYVDPSKLAIVVVGNQSEISPKLDTLGNVTNLDIAIPPPPGKPTR, from the coding sequence ATGAAGGGACTCTCGACGATGCGTTTTGCCGGCATAGCACTGACGGTTTTGCTTACCACGATGACACCGATGAGCGGCACTGCTCAGACGGCAGCCAAGCCGGCAACCAGCACCAGGCCAGCCGCACAGCCGTGGAAGCAGATTCCGATTCCACCCCTCCATGCCTTCAAACCGAAGCAGCCAAAGCGAATCGAACTGGCGAATGGCCTCGTAATCTTCCTGCAGGAAGATCACGAGCTTCCCTTCATCAATGGAACGATTCTCATCCGAGGCGGAAGCCGCGACGAACCGGCAGACAAAATTGGCCTCGTATCGCTCTATGGCCAGACCTGGCGCACCAGCGGCACCACAACGGTCGATGGCGACAAACTCGACGACGAGCTGGAAAACAAGGCAGCCAGCCTTGAGACCAACGGTAGCACCGCCACCACTTCAGTGAACTGGTCGAGCCTCAAGGGCGACTTCGACACCGTCTTCGCCGCAACAATGGACCTGCTGCAGCACCCCAACTTCAAGGCTGACAAGCTCCTTTTAGCCAAGCGGCAGTTGGAGACCGGCATCTCGCGCCGCAACGACGACGCCAGCAGCATCGCCAACCGCGAAGCGATCAAGCAGGTCTACGGCCCAACAAATCCCTACGCTCGCCAGGAAGAGTACGCCACCGTCGAAGCGGTTAAGTTGGCAGACCTTAAGGCCTGGCACGACAAAACGGTCGTACCCAACGGCATGATCGTCGCCGTCTCCGGAGACTTCGACAGCACGGTGATGGAAGCCAAGCTTCGCAAGGCCTTTGAATCGATGCCGCGTGGCACGCTCATCAGCACGCCGCCTATTCACTTCACCGATCCCCACCGCGCCATTTACTTCGCCGAAAAGGGCGACGTAGACCAGTCCAATGTGCTCATCGTCGGTCTCGGCACCGAACGGCGTAACCCTGACTACTACGCCCTCAGCGTCATGAACGAAGTCTTCTCCGGTGGCTTCGGCTCCCGCGTCGTGCAGGATGTGCGCACCAAGCTCGGTCTCGCCTACGACGTGGGCGGCAGCTTCGGAGCGTCCTACGATCATCCTGGAATCTTCTACGTCATCGCGGGCACAAAGAGCACAAGCACCGTAGCCGCCACGAAGGCATTGCTGGCCGAAATCGAAAAGCTTAAAACAGAACCACCCACCCCGGCAGAGCTCAACAAAGCAAAAGATCAGGTTCTCAACTCCTTTATCTTCCACTACGACTCGCCCGAGAAGACGCTGAACGAACAGGTCATCCTGGCCTTCTACGGCTACCCGCCCGACTTCCTCGACAAGTACAAAACCGGCATCGAAAAGGTCACCTCAGCCGATGTTGCCCGCGTAGCGAACAAATACGTCGACCCCTCGAAGCTCGCCATCGTCGTAGTAGGCAACCAGTCCGAGATCTCGCCAAAGCTCGATACCCTGGGCAATGTAACGAATCTCGATATCGCAATCCCGCCGCCGCCGGGCAAGCCCACCAGGTAA
- a CDS encoding glycoside hydrolase family 88 protein yields the protein MSGSNFLGALLLSAFLAGSCFSAGAQTPAPKSAVVPINRDAAGDAPDDPGPLATDLSSAIKPKAISAVMKKVADWELTVAEPSFNQQWTFAALYDGLLAASSTTHDAKYRNAVVHMAEGFNWQLLDNRFPHADDQALGQAYLDLYRADRQPVRLADTKAVMDRLVVRPDDPNKLLWWWCDALFMSPPVLARTYAITHDKKYLDYMDHEWWLTSASLYDPQEHLYFRDSRYLTQKQANGKKLFWSRGNGWVMGGLVNVLEFMPADYPSRAKYVEQFRQMAAKLAEIQSPDGLWRSGLLDPGAYELPEVSGSAFVTYGIAYGINHHILDRAKYEPVVEKAWKGMLSHVYADGRLGSIQPIDGQPGKFKPSASYVYGVGGFLLAGSEMHRLAESKH from the coding sequence ATGAGTGGTTCAAACTTTCTGGGCGCATTGCTGCTCAGTGCATTTCTGGCGGGCTCTTGCTTCAGCGCGGGGGCACAGACACCTGCTCCGAAGTCGGCGGTCGTCCCTATCAATCGGGATGCGGCAGGCGACGCTCCTGACGATCCCGGTCCGCTCGCGACCGATCTTTCTTCTGCGATCAAACCCAAAGCCATCTCTGCGGTGATGAAGAAGGTCGCCGATTGGGAACTGACGGTTGCCGAGCCCAGCTTCAACCAGCAATGGACGTTTGCCGCGCTCTATGACGGGCTGCTTGCCGCTTCGTCTACGACGCACGATGCGAAGTACCGCAATGCGGTGGTCCATATGGCGGAGGGCTTCAACTGGCAGTTGCTGGATAATCGGTTTCCTCATGCCGACGATCAGGCGCTGGGGCAGGCTTATCTCGATCTCTATCGCGCCGACCGCCAGCCTGTGCGACTGGCCGATACCAAGGCCGTGATGGATCGTCTCGTCGTACGCCCCGATGATCCCAATAAGCTGCTGTGGTGGTGGTGCGATGCTTTGTTCATGTCGCCGCCTGTGCTTGCCCGCACCTATGCGATTACTCACGACAAGAAGTATCTCGACTATATGGACCATGAGTGGTGGCTTACCTCCGCCAGTCTCTATGACCCGCAGGAACATCTATACTTCCGCGATAGCCGCTACCTGACCCAGAAGCAGGCGAATGGCAAGAAGTTGTTCTGGTCGCGCGGCAATGGGTGGGTGATGGGCGGCCTGGTGAACGTGCTTGAGTTCATGCCTGCCGATTATCCGAGCCGTGCGAAATATGTAGAGCAGTTCCGGCAGATGGCGGCAAAGCTCGCAGAGATTCAGAGTCCCGATGGACTCTGGCGTTCCGGCTTGCTCGATCCCGGCGCCTATGAGCTTCCCGAGGTTTCGGGATCTGCGTTTGTAACCTACGGCATCGCTTATGGAATCAACCATCACATTCTCGATCGCGCCAAGTATGAGCCTGTTGTCGAGAAGGCGTGGAAGGGGATGCTGAGCCACGTCTATGCCGATGGCCGACTTGGCTCCATCCAGCCGATCGATGGACAACCTGGAAAGTTCAAGCCGTCGGCCAGCTATGTCTACGGCGTTGGAGGCTTCCTTCTCGCGGGATCGGAGATGCACCGCCTGGCGGAGTCAAAGCACTGA
- a CDS encoding HD domain-containing phosphohydrolase, producing MPQKRILIVEDEAAMRDTLVALLEHDGHATTATENAQDALIRLQQDPDYDLVLTDIIMPGSDGLSLLDDISLDYPAIPVVICTAIDDTQVATSAFRRGAIDYLLKPFSRTELDSVILRAIEHGRLRKQNAIYRHNLESIVSTRTGRLRSTMQDLERSYDITLEAMGDALDLRDEETEGHSRRVTAYTIALARSIGVETDELRIIARGAFLHDIGKIATPDSILLKPGRLNTDEMTTMREHCERGYEMVRKIPFLREAAEIVYAHQERFDGTGYPRGLSGEAIPLGARIFAIADALDAMTSDRPYRKGTSFETACAEIARCSGKQFDPQIVEAFLAMPINSWTDLRAEVAKMPTAGLSSTFCRPVLAPGRREA from the coding sequence ATGCCGCAGAAACGAATTTTGATCGTCGAAGACGAAGCCGCGATGCGCGATACTCTCGTAGCGCTGCTTGAACATGATGGCCACGCAACGACGGCAACCGAAAACGCCCAGGACGCTCTCATTCGCCTGCAGCAGGACCCTGACTACGATCTCGTCCTCACCGACATCATCATGCCTGGCAGCGATGGTCTCAGCCTGCTCGACGACATCTCCCTCGACTACCCCGCCATCCCCGTCGTCATCTGCACCGCTATCGACGACACCCAGGTAGCCACCAGCGCCTTTCGCCGCGGCGCTATCGACTATCTCCTCAAACCGTTTTCACGCACCGAACTCGACAGTGTCATCCTGCGCGCCATCGAGCATGGCCGCCTGCGTAAACAAAACGCCATCTATCGCCACAACCTCGAATCTATCGTCTCCACCCGCACCGGCCGTCTGCGCTCCACCATGCAGGACCTCGAACGAAGCTACGACATCACGCTCGAAGCCATGGGCGATGCCCTCGACCTGCGCGACGAAGAGACCGAGGGCCACTCCCGTCGCGTCACCGCCTACACCATCGCCCTCGCCCGCTCCATAGGCGTCGAGACCGACGAGCTTCGCATCATCGCTCGCGGAGCCTTCCTCCACGACATCGGCAAGATCGCCACTCCCGACAGCATCCTGCTCAAACCCGGCAGACTCAACACCGACGAGATGACCACCATGCGCGAGCACTGCGAGCGCGGCTACGAGATGGTGCGCAAGATCCCCTTCCTTCGCGAAGCCGCCGAGATCGTATACGCCCACCAGGAGCGCTTCGACGGCACCGGCTACCCACGGGGACTGAGCGGCGAAGCCATTCCCCTCGGCGCGCGTATCTTCGCCATCGCCGACGCGCTCGACGCCATGACCTCCGATCGCCCCTACCGTAAGGGGACAAGCTTCGAAACTGCATGCGCCGAGATCGCCCGCTGCTCAGGAAAGCAGTTCGATCCGCAGATTGTCGAAGCCTTCCTCGCCATGCCCATCAATTCATGGACCGATCTCCGTGCCGAAGTTGCCAAAATGCCTACCGCCGGGCTGTCCTCCACCTTCTGCCGCCCCGTCCTTGCGCCGGGCCGACGGGAAGCCTAG
- the glmU gene encoding bifunctional UDP-N-acetylglucosamine diphosphorylase/glucosamine-1-phosphate N-acetyltransferase GlmU has translation MDAIDATGFAIAIMAAGKGTRLKSKRPKVLHEIGGQALLLHVIDAAKTIVPADHIYCIIGHEADRVRAAVAPTGVQFVLQAEQRGTGHALQQVKAHFAETGATIPRHFLVLSGDVPLIRPETIASICELHLREHAAMTILTAVPDDPTGYGRVLRVSSDKPEVTAIVEQKSLRPDQLSTPEINSGIYCFETAALFSKLDSLSTDNAHAEFYLTDVAAMLVADGERVVAVKADHVNEVLGANTIAEMMHLDAAMRMETAKRLMAQGVTIFRPETCVIDAAVTVGPDTIIEPYVQLLGATTIGTECRVRSYSVIQQSTLGNGVTVRNGCILDSAEVSDGAILGPYAHLRPESRIGENAHVGNFVETKKVTLGKGSKANHLNYLGDAIIGAGVNVGAGAITCNYDGVHKHQTIIGDGAFVGSDSTLVAPVTIGAGAYIAAGSCITEDVPEGALALGRSRQTTKPGWAAAKQAAIKKT, from the coding sequence ATGGATGCTATCGACGCCACTGGATTTGCAATTGCCATCATGGCCGCAGGCAAAGGAACGCGGCTCAAAAGTAAGCGCCCCAAGGTCCTGCATGAGATCGGCGGACAAGCTCTGCTGCTGCACGTTATCGACGCAGCTAAAACCATAGTCCCCGCCGACCACATCTACTGCATCATCGGCCACGAAGCGGATCGCGTTCGCGCCGCAGTCGCCCCTACCGGCGTGCAGTTTGTCCTCCAGGCAGAGCAGCGCGGCACCGGTCACGCGCTCCAGCAGGTCAAGGCGCATTTCGCCGAAACCGGCGCAACCATCCCCAGACATTTTCTGGTCCTCTCCGGCGACGTGCCTCTCATCCGGCCCGAGACGATCGCCTCCATCTGCGAGCTCCATCTCCGCGAACACGCCGCCATGACCATCCTCACCGCCGTACCCGACGATCCCACCGGCTACGGTCGCGTCCTGCGCGTCTCCTCGGACAAACCTGAAGTCACAGCGATCGTCGAACAGAAGTCTCTCCGCCCCGACCAGCTTTCCACACCCGAGATCAACTCCGGAATCTACTGCTTCGAAACCGCGGCGCTCTTCAGCAAGCTCGATTCCCTCTCCACCGACAACGCCCACGCCGAGTTCTACCTCACCGATGTGGCCGCCATGCTGGTCGCCGACGGCGAGCGCGTCGTCGCCGTCAAAGCCGACCACGTCAACGAGGTCCTCGGCGCCAACACCATCGCCGAGATGATGCACCTCGACGCCGCCATGCGCATGGAGACAGCGAAGCGCCTCATGGCCCAGGGCGTCACCATCTTCCGTCCCGAAACCTGTGTCATTGATGCCGCCGTCACCGTGGGCCCCGATACCATCATCGAGCCTTACGTCCAGTTACTCGGCGCAACCACCATCGGCACAGAATGCCGAGTCCGCTCCTACTCCGTCATTCAGCAATCGACTCTTGGCAACGGAGTCACCGTACGCAACGGCTGCATCCTCGATAGCGCTGAAGTCAGCGACGGCGCAATTCTCGGCCCCTACGCCCATCTCCGCCCTGAGAGCCGCATCGGCGAAAACGCCCACGTCGGCAACTTCGTCGAGACCAAAAAAGTAACGCTGGGCAAAGGTTCCAAGGCCAACCACCTCAACTACCTCGGCGACGCCATCATCGGTGCCGGAGTCAACGTTGGCGCGGGCGCCATCACCTGCAACTACGACGGCGTTCACAAGCACCAGACCATCATCGGCGACGGCGCCTTTGTCGGCTCCGACTCGACCCTCGTCGCTCCTGTCACTATAGGAGCCGGTGCCTACATCGCCGCCGGAAGTTGTATCACCGAAGACGTCCCCGAAGGCGCACTCGCCCTGGGCCGAAGCCGTCAAACTACCAAACCCGGCTGGGCTGCGGCAAAGCAAGCAGCAATCAAAAAAACCTAG
- a CDS encoding pitrilysin family protein translates to MRVRSAIAATLLLGMALCCTAKAQDLASFEKRTTVKVLPNGLTLIVCERPEAPVFSFYTLVDAGSADDPQGDSGLAHMFEHMAFKGSTEIGTTNYPAEKIALAKVEVAYAAYDAEFRKRVGQNPAKLAQLKKVFQDAQAAAEKYVIPNQFSQIAEQNGAVGVNASTSEDSTEYFWSMPSNRLQLWAYLESQRIGHPVEREFYKERDVVQEERRMRIDSSPIGRMVEQLLATAYVAHPYGRSGVGWESEISQVTATEAEAFHKKYYVPSNIVIAVVGDVKASTAMPILERYFAPIPAGPKPEPMTTIEPPQFAEKSVVIKEATQPFYIEGYHRPDYRDPDDAVYDAITDIFSNGRTARLYRSLVRDQRIAAEAEGFSGFPGEKYPGLFAVYAVPLPGHSPEEMRTAIHKEIDRLKNEDVTDEELARFKTRARADLLRGLADNEGLAHQLAEYQTRYGDWRELFRQLDKIDAVNKADVRRVANKIFVASNRTSAQIDFVPPQQNPEPSQLPTPRTPAPAQTGGAK, encoded by the coding sequence GTGCGAGTTCGAAGTGCGATTGCTGCAACACTGCTGCTTGGGATGGCTCTATGTTGCACGGCAAAAGCGCAGGACCTCGCCAGCTTCGAAAAGCGCACAACCGTAAAGGTGCTTCCAAACGGTCTCACGCTCATCGTCTGCGAGCGGCCCGAAGCGCCCGTCTTCAGTTTCTACACTCTGGTCGATGCAGGATCGGCGGACGACCCGCAGGGCGACAGCGGCCTGGCTCACATGTTCGAACACATGGCCTTCAAGGGGTCCACTGAGATCGGCACCACCAACTATCCTGCCGAAAAAATCGCTCTGGCAAAGGTTGAAGTGGCCTACGCCGCTTACGATGCCGAGTTTCGCAAGCGAGTCGGTCAGAATCCGGCCAAACTGGCGCAGCTCAAGAAGGTGTTCCAGGACGCCCAGGCTGCCGCTGAGAAATATGTCATTCCCAATCAGTTCTCGCAGATCGCGGAGCAGAATGGTGCCGTAGGAGTCAACGCATCCACCAGCGAGGATTCCACCGAATACTTCTGGAGTATGCCATCCAACCGCCTGCAGCTTTGGGCTTATCTAGAGAGTCAGCGAATCGGGCATCCCGTCGAACGAGAATTTTATAAAGAGCGAGATGTAGTACAGGAAGAACGCCGGATGCGCATCGACTCGTCCCCGATAGGCCGCATGGTCGAGCAGCTTCTGGCCACAGCCTATGTGGCTCATCCCTATGGGCGTAGCGGAGTCGGCTGGGAGAGCGAGATCAGCCAGGTCACCGCGACCGAAGCCGAAGCCTTTCACAAGAAGTATTACGTGCCCTCGAATATCGTGATTGCGGTAGTCGGCGACGTGAAGGCATCCACCGCGATGCCCATTCTTGAACGTTACTTTGCCCCCATCCCCGCAGGCCCGAAGCCCGAACCGATGACGACCATCGAGCCGCCGCAGTTCGCGGAAAAATCCGTCGTCATCAAAGAGGCAACCCAGCCTTTCTATATCGAGGGCTACCACCGCCCCGACTACCGCGATCCTGACGATGCCGTCTATGACGCCATCACCGACATCTTCTCCAATGGTCGCACCGCGCGGCTTTATCGCAGCCTTGTACGCGATCAGCGCATTGCCGCGGAGGCCGAAGGCTTCAGCGGCTTCCCCGGCGAAAAGTATCCCGGCCTGTTCGCCGTGTATGCCGTTCCCCTCCCCGGCCATTCGCCTGAGGAGATGCGGACGGCAATCCACAAAGAAATTGATCGCCTCAAGAATGAAGATGTAACCGATGAAGAGCTTGCCCGCTTCAAGACCCGTGCGCGTGCCGATCTATTACGCGGCCTCGCCGACAACGAAGGTCTCGCCCACCAGCTCGCCGAATATCAGACGCGCTACGGAGACTGGCGAGAATTATTTCGCCAGTTGGACAAGATCGACGCTGTCAACAAGGCGGACGTACGCCGCGTAGCTAATAAGATCTTTGTTGCCAGCAATCGCACCAGCGCGCAGATCGACTTCGTCCCACCCCAACAGAATCCCGAGCCTTCCCAACTGCCCACTCCTCGAACACCTGCTCCGGCGCAAACCGGAGGTGCAAAATGA
- a CDS encoding 4a-hydroxytetrahydrobiopterin dehydratase yields MKRALTPTEIEDVLRAHPEWQLKDGKLVHEWTFSDFPQAMAFVNQIATIAEDAGHHPDIDIRYNHVVLALVSHDAGGITERDAAMAGRITAELASHSSPYAAKS; encoded by the coding sequence ATGAAAAGGGCTTTGACTCCAACCGAAATCGAAGATGTATTGCGCGCCCATCCCGAGTGGCAGTTGAAAGACGGCAAGCTCGTTCATGAATGGACATTCAGCGACTTTCCCCAAGCGATGGCATTTGTTAACCAGATCGCCACCATCGCCGAAGACGCCGGGCACCACCCCGACATCGATATCCGTTACAACCACGTCGTGCTCGCCCTGGTCTCGCACGATGCAGGTGGAATCACTGAACGGGATGCAGCCATGGCGGGCCGGATCACGGCCGAACTCGCCAGCCATTCCAGCCCATACGCTGCAAAAAGTTAA
- a CDS encoding acetyl-CoA C-acyltransferase has translation MNEVVIVSAVRTAVGKAPRGTLRTTRPDDLAAFAIQGALERVPQLDKKEIEDVILGCAMPEAEQGMNIARVASFRAGLPIETAAMTINRYCASGLQSIALAADRIRGGSAEVILAGGVESMSYVPFGGNKISVNPWLVENYPGSYMSMGLTAERVAAHYGITREAMDQFSYNSHQKALAAIAAGRFDDEIVSVTVTNTSANGKSVETVFKTDEGPRSDTSLEALAKLKPVFHAKGTVTAGNSSQTSDGAAAAVVMSASRAAALGIKPLAKFIAFAYAGCDPEEMGIGPIYAIPKVLKMAGLSLDDIAVIELNEAFAAQSLAVLKVLGIDPAKVNVNGGAIALGHPLGCTGAKLTATLLREMPRRNARYGMVTMCVGGGMGAAGIFEAA, from the coding sequence ATGAACGAAGTCGTCATCGTGTCCGCAGTACGAACCGCAGTAGGCAAAGCTCCTCGCGGTACGCTTCGCACGACGAGGCCCGACGATCTCGCTGCGTTCGCCATTCAGGGGGCATTGGAGCGGGTGCCTCAGTTGGATAAGAAAGAGATTGAGGACGTGATTCTGGGTTGCGCGATGCCCGAGGCGGAGCAGGGAATGAACATTGCCCGGGTCGCAAGCTTTCGCGCCGGATTGCCCATTGAGACCGCTGCAATGACGATCAACCGTTACTGCGCCTCTGGCCTGCAAAGTATCGCTCTTGCTGCGGACCGCATTCGCGGTGGAAGCGCGGAGGTGATCCTCGCCGGAGGTGTCGAGAGCATGTCTTATGTTCCCTTTGGTGGCAATAAGATCTCCGTCAATCCATGGCTGGTGGAGAATTATCCCGGCTCGTATATGTCGATGGGACTCACCGCCGAACGAGTGGCGGCCCATTATGGCATCACACGCGAGGCGATGGATCAGTTCTCCTATAACTCGCACCAGAAGGCCCTCGCTGCAATTGCTGCTGGAAGGTTCGACGATGAGATTGTTTCGGTTACGGTTACGAATACATCTGCCAACGGCAAGTCCGTCGAAACCGTCTTCAAGACCGATGAAGGTCCTCGCTCGGATACTTCTCTTGAAGCGCTTGCCAAGCTGAAGCCTGTCTTTCATGCCAAGGGGACAGTTACGGCAGGAAACTCTTCGCAGACCTCCGACGGAGCTGCCGCTGCCGTAGTCATGTCCGCTAGCCGCGCTGCCGCACTCGGCATCAAGCCGCTGGCGAAGTTCATCGCGTTTGCGTATGCCGGATGTGATCCCGAAGAGATGGGCATCGGGCCGATCTACGCTATTCCCAAGGTCCTCAAGATGGCAGGGTTATCGTTGGACGACATTGCCGTCATTGAACTCAATGAAGCCTTCGCGGCGCAGTCGCTCGCAGTCCTCAAGGTGCTCGGCATTGATCCTGCGAAGGTCAATGTTAATGGAGGAGCCATCGCCCTCGGCCATCCCCTGGGCTGCACCGGAGCTAAACTCACTGCCACTCTTCTCCGCGAGATGCCGCGCCGCAATGCAAGGTACGGCATGGTAACAATGTGTGTAGGCGGAGGCATGGGCGCCGCCGGAATTTTCGAGGCTGCATAA
- a CDS encoding 3-hydroxyacyl-CoA dehydrogenase NAD-binding domain-containing protein, giving the protein MPESSVAARQIRKAAVLGAGTMGSRIAAHIANTGVPVVLLDIVPPGTASDAPKQERNKLVLAAIDALKKSKPAAFYVPDNARFITIGNFEDDLRLIADCDWILEAVAENLDIKRSLLFKVQQHLRADAILTTNTSGLPIADIAASLPGDLKPHFFGTHFFNPPRYMRLLEIVPGAETDPADVATITRFCDQRLGKTVVRSHDTPNFIANRIGTFSMGNAIRLMQAQGLSIEEVDALTGSALGWPRTGTFRLGDMVGIDVFAHVAKNFEAQAARIKDERADVGLAPFIDKMIEKRWLGDKTGQGFYKKASGDSGKSGGKDSEGRDLRLVLDWQTLDYRPSVRPKFPALDMAKNVESTAARIPQLLHADASKSKAAAFYWPLLTELFTYSSNRVPEITDSIVEVDEAMKAGFNWELGPFEMFDAAGVRTTTEKMRAAGAPIAASVEKLLAIGESWYKDDPAVPSGRVFFDPVTGSYKPVPMVEGVTSLATIKKARGVVRKNPGASIIDLGQGVAAIELHSKMNALGDDIVSLITQTLKPSSQQVTDFDAFVITGESANFSVGANLMQLLLTIQDEEWDEVDLAVRNFQNMTQTIKFCPRPVVVAPYGMCLGGGTEISLHAAARQPHAELYMGLVEAGVGLIPGGGGCKEMVLRSIEAGSSIRPDARGEGVEIFEALKKNFETIAKATVSTSAAEARNLGFLRPSDNITINRDRLLTDARLRARAIADAGYATPIPRTDIPAPGESVLATLKLAVWTMREGQYISDHDTKVANWIAYALCGGNVTPGTLVSEQHLLDLEREAFLSLCGEKKTQERIAFTLKTGKPLRN; this is encoded by the coding sequence ATGCCCGAGAGCAGCGTCGCAGCAAGACAGATACGCAAAGCCGCCGTTCTCGGAGCCGGAACCATGGGCTCTCGTATTGCTGCGCACATCGCCAACACAGGCGTTCCCGTGGTCCTCCTCGACATTGTGCCTCCCGGAACGGCTTCGGACGCTCCGAAGCAGGAGCGGAATAAGCTGGTTCTTGCGGCGATCGATGCTCTGAAGAAGTCCAAGCCGGCTGCTTTCTACGTGCCCGACAACGCTCGCTTCATCACGATCGGCAACTTTGAGGACGACCTTCGCCTTATCGCCGACTGCGACTGGATTCTTGAGGCGGTCGCCGAAAACCTCGACATCAAGCGTTCGCTGCTGTTCAAAGTTCAGCAGCATCTCCGCGCGGATGCAATCCTTACGACCAACACCAGCGGTCTGCCCATCGCGGACATTGCAGCCAGTCTTCCCGGCGATCTGAAGCCGCATTTCTTTGGCACGCACTTCTTCAATCCGCCGCGTTATATGCGTCTGCTCGAGATCGTTCCAGGCGCAGAGACGGATCCCGCTGACGTGGCTACGATTACGCGCTTCTGTGATCAACGGCTGGGCAAGACCGTCGTCCGCTCGCACGATACGCCCAACTTCATCGCCAACCGTATTGGAACCTTCAGCATGGGCAACGCTATTCGCCTGATGCAGGCGCAGGGATTGTCCATCGAAGAGGTGGATGCTCTTACCGGCTCCGCGCTGGGCTGGCCAAGGACAGGGACCTTTCGGCTCGGCGATATGGTTGGCATCGACGTGTTTGCCCACGTCGCAAAAAACTTCGAAGCGCAGGCAGCACGAATTAAAGATGAGCGAGCCGATGTTGGGCTGGCACCTTTTATCGACAAGATGATTGAGAAGAGATGGCTCGGCGACAAGACGGGGCAAGGATTTTATAAAAAAGCGAGCGGAGACTCCGGTAAAAGTGGCGGAAAGGACTCGGAAGGTCGCGATCTACGCCTCGTCCTCGACTGGCAGACGCTGGACTACAGGCCCAGCGTGCGGCCTAAGTTCCCCGCGCTCGACATGGCAAAGAACGTCGAATCGACCGCCGCACGTATTCCACAACTTCTTCACGCTGATGCATCGAAATCTAAAGCCGCGGCATTTTACTGGCCGCTGCTCACTGAACTATTCACCTATTCCTCGAACCGGGTTCCTGAGATAACCGACAGCATTGTCGAGGTAGATGAGGCCATGAAGGCGGGTTTCAACTGGGAGCTTGGGCCTTTTGAGATGTTCGATGCCGCCGGAGTCCGCACCACGACGGAAAAGATGCGTGCCGCGGGAGCGCCCATTGCCGCCAGCGTCGAGAAGCTTCTAGCCATAGGCGAAAGCTGGTACAAGGATGACCCGGCTGTTCCCAGCGGACGAGTCTTCTTCGATCCCGTCACTGGCAGCTACAAGCCCGTGCCCATGGTGGAGGGCGTCACGTCGCTTGCCACCATTAAGAAGGCCCGCGGGGTGGTCAGAAAGAATCCCGGAGCTTCCATCATTGATCTGGGTCAGGGCGTTGCCGCCATCGAGCTGCACTCGAAGATGAACGCGCTTGGCGACGATATCGTCTCGCTGATTACACAGACGCTGAAGCCTTCCAGCCAGCAGGTGACGGACTTCGATGCCTTCGTCATTACTGGCGAATCGGCGAATTTCTCTGTGGGCGCTAACCTCATGCAACTTCTTCTCACGATCCAGGACGAGGAGTGGGATGAGGTCGATCTTGCGGTCCGCAACTTCCAGAACATGACCCAGACGATTAAATTTTGTCCGCGTCCTGTCGTTGTGGCGCCGTACGGCATGTGCCTCGGCGGAGGCACGGAGATCTCTCTTCATGCTGCCGCTCGACAGCCCCATGCGGAACTCTATATGGGTCTCGTCGAGGCGGGTGTAGGGCTCATCCCCGGCGGCGGAGGTTGCAAGGAGATGGTTTTGCGCAGTATCGAGGCAGGATCGAGCATTCGGCCGGATGCGCGCGGCGAAGGCGTCGAAATATTTGAGGCACTCAAGAAGAACTTTGAGACGATTGCCAAGGCGACTGTTTCAACCTCTGCGGCAGAGGCTCGCAACCTCGGTTTTCTCCGGCCTTCGGACAACATCACGATCAACCGCGATCGACTCCTTACTGACGCTAGACTTCGTGCCCGTGCTATAGCGGATGCTGGATACGCCACACCCATTCCGCGTACCGATATTCCCGCGCCCGGCGAGAGCGTTCTGGCGACGTTGAAGCTGGCTGTCTGGACGATGCGCGAGGGACAGTACATCTCCGATCATGACACTAAGGTGGCCAATTGGATCGCCTATGCGCTTTGCGGAGGCAATGTCACTCCCGGCACGCTGGTCAGCGAACAGCATCTGCTAGATCTCGAGCGCGAGGCATTTCTTAGCTTGTGCGGAGAGAAGAAGACGCAGGAGCGCATCGCTTTCACCTTGAAGACGGGAAAGCCGTTGAGGAACTAG